From Haloarcula sp. CBA1127, a single genomic window includes:
- the pyrH gene encoding UMP kinase yields MKVVVSIGGSVLAPDLDADRVADYADAIQSLDAQGHTLGTVVGGGPTARDYIGSARDLGANEIELDQLGIAVTRLNGRLLIAALDDRAAPTPAESYDEGREAIRRGDIPVLGGIVAAQTTDAVAAAFAEYVGADLLVYATSVPGVYDADPNEDDDATRFDELGADELVDVIADIEMDAGSSAPVDLLAAKIIQRSGIRTMVLDGTDPERVVRAVEDGEFDGSEILPEA; encoded by the coding sequence ATGAAAGTCGTCGTCTCCATTGGCGGAAGCGTACTGGCCCCGGACCTCGACGCGGACCGGGTCGCCGACTACGCCGACGCCATCCAGTCACTCGATGCACAGGGACATACACTCGGGACCGTTGTCGGCGGTGGCCCGACAGCACGTGATTACATCGGCAGCGCTCGGGATCTGGGCGCGAACGAGATCGAACTCGACCAGCTCGGCATCGCCGTCACGCGGCTGAACGGCCGACTGCTGATCGCCGCCCTAGACGACCGCGCCGCGCCGACGCCCGCCGAGAGCTACGACGAGGGACGAGAAGCCATCCGTCGTGGGGACATCCCCGTCCTCGGGGGCATCGTCGCCGCACAGACCACCGACGCCGTGGCGGCCGCCTTCGCTGAGTACGTGGGCGCGGACCTGCTCGTGTACGCGACATCCGTTCCGGGCGTCTACGACGCTGACCCGAACGAGGACGACGACGCGACGCGGTTCGACGAACTCGGCGCGGACGAACTCGTCGACGTGATCGCCGACATCGAGATGGACGCCGGCAGCAGCGCACCGGTCGACCTGCTAGCCGCGAAAATCATCCAGCGGTCCGGCATCCGGACGATGGTGCTCGACGGCACTGATCCCGAACGTGTCGTGCGCGCAGTCGAAGACGGCGAGTTCGACGGGTCCGAAATCCTTCCGGAGGCATAG
- the lysS gene encoding lysine--tRNA ligase encodes MAEDPYEVGRGGSRAFWADSVADAIEARDPDEPIVIKGGVSPSGVPHIGHFNEIMRGYYVAEALRDRGHEVRQVFTADDKDRLRAVPRQLADLDWNIVGLGEVDAGALGRNLGKPYTDIPDPFGCCDSYGAHFTTLLQKSAELVGVDVEFVSNTELYADGEFEAVTRRVLERADRARDVLAEYQNKVDDDYVPFLPQCAECGKITEGVTAVDLDAGEVEYVCEDVEAGDQTIEGCGHEGTATLRDGKLPWRFEWPGQWEILGVDFEPFGKDHAEGSWPSGEDVAENVLDIQPPVPMVYEWFTLDGEPLSSSSGNVITVDEVLDILEPEVFKYFFVKDPRKQRDFSVENIDQLVDEFDRFERRYFEEIEASEDDAELAERAYPMVVDEPREQRVRIPYTFAAVLGMTDDPEQREQIARKEGHIPDDAPEWAVEQALARVERAQEWASLTNNEFNYELKRAEIPDVSFDDETAAALDELADLIAEGHDGEAIQAEIYETAKRNDIDISEFFSAGYQLLFDDTEGPQLGTFIAKLDREFVVERFRRNE; translated from the coding sequence ATGGCGGAAGACCCCTACGAGGTCGGCCGCGGCGGTTCCCGGGCGTTCTGGGCCGACTCCGTCGCCGACGCCATCGAGGCACGAGACCCCGACGAGCCAATCGTCATCAAGGGCGGCGTTTCCCCGTCGGGCGTCCCCCACATCGGCCACTTCAACGAGATTATGCGGGGCTACTACGTCGCCGAGGCCCTGCGGGACCGCGGTCACGAGGTCCGACAGGTGTTCACCGCCGACGACAAGGACCGACTTCGGGCGGTCCCCCGCCAGCTTGCCGACCTCGACTGGAACATCGTCGGCCTCGGGGAGGTCGACGCCGGCGCGCTCGGGCGGAACCTCGGGAAGCCGTACACCGATATCCCGGACCCCTTCGGCTGCTGTGATTCCTACGGCGCCCACTTCACGACGCTCCTGCAGAAAAGCGCCGAACTGGTCGGTGTCGACGTGGAGTTCGTCTCTAACACCGAACTGTACGCTGACGGCGAGTTCGAAGCAGTCACGCGCCGCGTGCTCGAACGGGCCGACCGGGCCCGCGACGTGCTCGCCGAGTACCAGAACAAGGTCGACGACGACTACGTCCCGTTCCTGCCACAGTGTGCAGAGTGCGGGAAAATAACCGAAGGCGTCACCGCGGTCGACCTCGACGCCGGCGAAGTCGAATACGTCTGTGAGGACGTCGAAGCCGGCGACCAGACCATCGAAGGCTGTGGCCACGAGGGAACGGCGACGCTCCGGGACGGAAAGCTCCCGTGGCGGTTCGAATGGCCCGGTCAGTGGGAGATTCTGGGCGTTGACTTCGAGCCGTTCGGCAAGGACCACGCCGAGGGCTCTTGGCCATCGGGTGAGGATGTTGCCGAGAACGTGCTGGACATCCAGCCGCCGGTCCCGATGGTGTACGAGTGGTTCACACTCGACGGCGAGCCGCTCTCCTCGTCGTCGGGCAACGTCATCACCGTCGACGAGGTGCTCGACATCCTCGAACCGGAGGTGTTCAAGTACTTCTTCGTGAAAGACCCGCGGAAACAGCGGGACTTCTCCGTCGAGAACATCGACCAGCTTGTCGACGAGTTCGACCGGTTCGAACGGCGATATTTCGAAGAAATCGAGGCCAGCGAGGACGACGCCGAACTTGCGGAGCGGGCCTACCCGATGGTCGTAGACGAACCGCGTGAACAGCGGGTTCGGATCCCCTACACGTTCGCAGCCGTGCTCGGGATGACTGACGACCCGGAACAGCGGGAGCAGATCGCCCGGAAAGAGGGCCACATCCCTGACGACGCACCGGAGTGGGCCGTCGAGCAGGCGCTCGCCCGCGTCGAGCGCGCCCAGGAGTGGGCCAGCCTGACGAACAACGAGTTCAACTACGAACTCAAGCGCGCCGAGATTCCCGACGTGTCCTTCGACGACGAGACGGCGGCCGCGCTGGACGAACTGGCCGATCTCATCGCCGAGGGCCACGACGGCGAGGCGATTCAGGCCGAAATCTACGAGACGGCGAAGCGAAACGACATCGACATCAGCGAGTTCTTCTCGGCCGGCTACCAGCTGCTGTTCGACGACACCGAAGGCCCACAGCTCGGGACGTTCATCGCTAAGCTTGATCGGGAGTTCGTCGTGGAGCGGTTCCGCCGGAACGAGTAG
- a CDS encoding universal stress protein, whose product MYDHVLIPVDGSDESTAAARRGLALAKDFDATAEVVHVVDQRARRLTRTDRESGRLREHGESVLAEIESLATDAGQPVTTELLEGKPSVQIDEYARETDAGLIVLGRQGMTGLGKRLLGGVTEQILHRTTVPVLVVSDGTQAKRDEFDYSQILLPTDGSANAETATRHGAAVADRYDAAVHVLNVVDIQAAGGAFNAGGLNEAFIERLEDNGRDAVAATADELGQIAPDVSVQTAVEQTTSLDGVAAGIQEYVSDRNIDLVVMASHGRSNLKRQLLGSVTSQLLRTIDVPVLVTPRST is encoded by the coding sequence ATGTACGACCACGTTCTCATTCCCGTCGACGGGAGCGACGAATCCACGGCGGCCGCACGGCGCGGCCTCGCACTGGCTAAGGACTTCGACGCGACTGCCGAGGTGGTTCACGTCGTCGACCAGCGAGCACGCAGGCTCACGCGAACGGACCGCGAGAGCGGGCGTCTCCGGGAACACGGCGAGTCGGTCCTCGCGGAGATAGAATCGCTCGCCACCGACGCCGGCCAGCCCGTCACGACGGAATTGCTGGAAGGAAAACCGAGTGTGCAGATCGACGAGTACGCCCGCGAAACCGACGCAGGGCTCATCGTCCTTGGCCGACAGGGGATGACCGGTCTCGGGAAGCGACTCCTCGGTGGGGTCACTGAACAGATCTTGCACCGAACTACGGTGCCTGTACTCGTCGTTTCGGACGGGACACAGGCGAAAAGGGATGAATTCGATTACTCGCAGATACTCCTCCCGACTGACGGCAGCGCGAACGCCGAAACGGCGACGCGACACGGCGCAGCGGTAGCAGACCGGTACGACGCGGCGGTCCACGTCCTCAATGTCGTCGATATCCAAGCCGCCGGCGGCGCGTTCAACGCTGGTGGCCTGAACGAGGCGTTCATCGAACGACTGGAAGACAACGGACGTGACGCCGTCGCAGCAACCGCCGACGAACTCGGACAGATAGCTCCGGACGTATCAGTCCAAACTGCCGTGGAACAGACGACCTCGCTCGATGGCGTCGCCGCCGGCATTCAAGAGTATGTCTCCGACCGGAATATCGACCTCGTCGTGATGGCGTCACACGGCCGCTCGAACCTGAAACGCCAGCTGCTCGGCAGCGTTACGTCACAGTTGCTCCGAACTATCGATGTCCCCGTGCTAGTGACGCCCCGTTCGACCTGA
- a CDS encoding site-2 protease family protein — protein MVSTLTWVLAGLVAYTLLAMALRTRGVVPEYIRFSGPITTIHTQKGKAVLDWLARPKRFWRAWGNLGVGFGLVVMVGSFLLVALGAYQALVNPQPSALNEPRNALAIPGVNDFLPLSVAPEIVLGLLLGLVVHEGGHGLFCRVEDIDIESMGLALLAIIPIGAFVEPDEDELLRTDRGSQTRMYTAGVTNNFALAIITLLLLFGPVAGAVAVVDGVPVGSPINGTPAADAGIESGDVITAVNGQSVENQQALESVLAESDAQTVEVARKDADTVTVERSVVISAALQSASLGTGETIVSVNGTAVATRSEFEQAAQDHPVATLETESGETVTTPLGAYVLVAEDGPLAGEGAPSGESMIITEVNGERTHSGAALIQTLEGGEPGDEVTVTGYADGSRETYEVTMAESEQVDNGIIGVSIQQGISGIQVSDFGIDAYPAAAFLEFIGGSPDAPTSVSEFSFAQRIFSTLLLPFIGVAGGFGYNFAGFTGIATNFYTVQGPLGALGATPVFLLANVLFWTGWINLVIGQFNLIPTFPLDGGHILRASTESFVSRLPVSDGRRVTTAVSIAITVSMISGLLLMVFGPRLLT, from the coding sequence ATGGTGAGTACGCTGACGTGGGTCCTCGCGGGCCTTGTCGCCTACACCCTCCTCGCGATGGCGCTACGGACCCGCGGCGTTGTCCCCGAGTATATTCGTTTTAGCGGCCCGATTACGACGATTCACACACAGAAGGGCAAAGCTGTGCTCGACTGGCTCGCACGGCCAAAGCGGTTCTGGCGGGCCTGGGGGAACCTCGGCGTCGGGTTCGGCCTCGTCGTGATGGTCGGCTCGTTCCTCCTCGTTGCGCTCGGAGCCTACCAGGCGCTCGTCAACCCACAGCCGTCCGCACTGAACGAACCGCGGAACGCGCTGGCGATTCCCGGCGTCAACGACTTCCTCCCGCTGTCGGTCGCACCCGAAATCGTGCTCGGGTTGTTGCTCGGCCTCGTCGTCCACGAGGGCGGCCACGGGCTCTTCTGTCGCGTCGAGGACATCGACATCGAGTCGATGGGGCTTGCCTTGCTGGCGATCATCCCGATCGGAGCGTTCGTCGAACCCGACGAAGACGAACTGCTCCGTACCGACCGCGGCTCCCAGACCCGAATGTACACGGCTGGCGTGACGAACAACTTCGCACTCGCTATCATCACGCTCCTGTTGCTGTTTGGACCGGTCGCCGGCGCTGTCGCCGTCGTCGACGGCGTGCCGGTCGGGAGCCCCATCAACGGAACCCCCGCCGCCGATGCGGGTATCGAGTCGGGTGATGTCATCACGGCGGTCAACGGCCAGTCGGTCGAGAACCAGCAGGCACTCGAATCAGTGCTCGCCGAAAGCGACGCACAGACTGTCGAAGTGGCGCGCAAGGATGCCGACACCGTCACCGTCGAACGGTCCGTCGTCATCTCTGCGGCCCTCCAGAGCGCGTCACTTGGAACCGGGGAGACGATTGTCTCTGTCAACGGGACCGCAGTAGCGACCCGAAGTGAATTCGAACAGGCGGCCCAAGACCACCCCGTAGCGACGCTCGAAACGGAGTCTGGGGAGACAGTCACGACCCCGCTCGGCGCGTACGTGCTGGTCGCTGAAGACGGCCCGCTCGCCGGAGAGGGGGCACCGAGCGGCGAGAGCATGATTATCACCGAAGTCAACGGGGAGCGCACGCACAGCGGGGCGGCACTGATACAGACGCTTGAAGGCGGTGAACCCGGTGATGAGGTGACCGTCACCGGCTACGCCGACGGCTCACGCGAGACCTACGAAGTGACGATGGCCGAAAGTGAGCAGGTCGACAACGGCATCATCGGCGTCAGCATCCAGCAGGGTATCAGTGGCATTCAGGTCAGTGACTTCGGTATCGACGCTTACCCCGCAGCCGCGTTCCTCGAATTCATCGGCGGCTCGCCGGACGCACCCACGTCAGTCTCCGAGTTCTCGTTCGCCCAGCGGATTTTCAGCACGCTCTTGCTCCCGTTCATCGGCGTCGCCGGCGGCTTCGGCTATAACTTTGCCGGCTTCACTGGCATTGCGACGAACTTCTACACCGTCCAGGGCCCGCTCGGGGCGCTCGGAGCGACGCCGGTGTTCCTGCTCGCGAACGTCCTGTTCTGGACCGGCTGGATCAACCTCGTCATCGGCCAGTTCAACCTCATCCCGACGTTCCCGCTTGATGGCGGACACATCCTGCGGGCGTCGACCGAATCGTTCGTTTCGCGGCTGCCCGTCTCGGACGGGCGACGGGTGACGACGGCCGTCTCGATCGCGATTACGGTATCGATGATTAGCGGCCTCCTGTTGATGGTGTTCGGCCCGCGGCTCCTGACCTGA
- the argS gene encoding arginine--tRNA ligase, producing the protein MFLQLRAEVEDALADALTTLDLPAEDLGIEEPPEDVDAVLASSVAFRLAGEAGTAPPNVAGDIADAIDTDDLTYVSDVTTQGPYVNFLPSEAYFAETLQSVTESEFGRLPDRDTSVVVEHTSANPTGPVHVGRARNPIIGDAVARVLDYAGYDVDRHYYVNDAGRQIAVFTWAYETFDEDDLPEPERESPEYEMVRYYRKGNTVLEEGDPDEVEAAEAEVQSILQGLEDGDEATYERVAEVVDTVLGGMQNTLGRLPAEFDEFVKETKFMRNGDTDDLVDRLKALDCAVYEEDAWQLDLPDFEKNLVFLRSDGTSLYTTRDLAHHEWKFDTYDRAVTVLGEDHKLQADQLSAALELLDNDTDQLRQVFYSWVNLPEGGMSTREGTGIDLDDLLDEAIDRAREEVESRLDDRTRGDLDEDDIDRIARQVGIGAVRYDIVSKQPTKGITFEWDRALDFEAQSAPYVQYVHARCCGILGDVETDIPDKPDLDPLSEPEERALLRELARFPAVIEAAADDLTPHTVATYTRDLAETFNAFYRECPVLDADPETRAARLALVDGTRTAIANALDALGVEAPTSM; encoded by the coding sequence ATGTTCCTGCAGCTCCGTGCGGAGGTTGAGGACGCCCTCGCCGACGCACTCACAACCCTCGACCTGCCGGCCGAGGACCTCGGTATCGAGGAGCCACCGGAGGACGTCGACGCCGTGCTGGCGTCGAGCGTCGCCTTCCGGCTGGCCGGCGAGGCCGGTACTGCGCCACCAAACGTCGCTGGCGACATCGCCGATGCGATCGACACCGACGACCTCACCTACGTCAGCGACGTGACGACACAGGGGCCGTACGTCAATTTCCTTCCGAGCGAAGCGTACTTCGCTGAAACTCTGCAGTCGGTCACGGAGAGTGAGTTCGGGCGGCTTCCCGACCGCGACACCAGCGTCGTCGTCGAGCACACGTCTGCGAATCCGACCGGCCCGGTCCACGTCGGACGAGCGCGCAACCCCATCATCGGTGACGCCGTCGCTCGCGTACTTGACTACGCCGGTTACGACGTCGACCGCCACTACTACGTCAACGACGCGGGCCGACAGATTGCGGTGTTCACCTGGGCGTACGAGACCTTTGACGAGGATGACCTGCCCGAACCTGAGCGGGAGTCCCCGGAGTACGAGATGGTCCGGTACTACCGCAAGGGCAACACCGTTCTCGAAGAGGGCGACCCCGACGAAGTCGAGGCGGCGGAGGCCGAGGTCCAGTCAATCTTGCAGGGCCTCGAAGACGGCGACGAGGCGACGTACGAACGCGTCGCCGAGGTCGTCGATACCGTGCTGGGCGGGATGCAGAACACACTCGGTCGCCTCCCGGCGGAGTTCGACGAGTTCGTCAAGGAGACGAAGTTCATGCGCAACGGCGACACGGACGATCTGGTCGACCGGCTGAAGGCCCTCGACTGCGCCGTCTACGAGGAGGATGCCTGGCAGCTGGACCTGCCCGATTTCGAGAAGAACCTCGTGTTCCTTCGTTCGGATGGCACGTCGCTGTACACCACCCGCGACCTGGCCCACCACGAGTGGAAGTTCGACACCTACGACCGCGCCGTCACAGTGCTGGGCGAGGACCACAAGCTACAGGCCGACCAGCTCTCAGCAGCGCTCGAACTGCTCGACAACGACACCGACCAGCTCCGGCAGGTGTTTTACTCCTGGGTGAACCTCCCAGAGGGCGGGATGAGCACGCGCGAGGGGACCGGCATCGACCTCGACGACCTGCTGGATGAAGCTATCGACCGCGCACGCGAGGAAGTCGAGTCGAGACTCGACGACCGGACCCGCGGCGACCTCGACGAGGACGACATCGACCGCATCGCCCGTCAGGTCGGTATCGGGGCGGTGCGCTACGATATCGTCTCGAAACAGCCGACCAAGGGCATCACCTTCGAATGGGACCGCGCGCTGGACTTCGAGGCCCAGTCCGCGCCCTATGTTCAGTACGTCCACGCGCGTTGCTGTGGCATTCTAGGCGACGTGGAAACCGACATCCCTGACAAACCCGACCTCGACCCGCTATCGGAACCGGAGGAGCGCGCCCTGCTCCGCGAACTGGCCCGGTTCCCCGCTGTCATCGAGGCAGCCGCAGACGACCTGACACCCCACACCGTCGCCACCTACACCCGCGACCTCGCCGAGACGTTCAACGCCTTCTACCGGGAATGTCCGGTTCTCGATGCCGACCCAGAGACCCGCGCTGCGCGGCTGGCGCTCGTCGACGGGACCAGAACTGCGATTGCGAACGCGCTGGACGCGCTGGGCGTCGAAGCACCGACCTCGATGTAG
- a CDS encoding alpha/beta fold hydrolase, whose translation MQPTQPTDEIEVEFERYSDGQPLVLLHGGMAPTEYWGPVVPAFEGYGAVVPQRPGFGTCLDSATETSADEVLDREIRYVQALVDAVDGDPILFGHSYGALTAIEAATATSVEAVIAYEPAVLPDDYRADADLADRMASLIQDGKRAEAVKRYIEQVLHPDGIEDLDAWLAEWPVWPDCVALAEEVVRMNRSVEQYRLPDRLDVDAPTLVLSGTDGPDFLRQSARDVHEALPQSRFVEFDGVSHSGPAEAPDLIAAEVDAFRKT comes from the coding sequence ATGCAGCCAACACAACCGACAGATGAGATCGAAGTCGAATTCGAGCGCTACAGTGACGGCCAGCCACTCGTTCTCTTACACGGTGGGATGGCCCCTACGGAGTACTGGGGACCGGTCGTACCGGCATTCGAGGGATACGGCGCTGTCGTTCCCCAGCGACCGGGGTTCGGGACCTGTCTCGACTCCGCCACGGAAACGAGCGCCGACGAGGTACTGGACCGCGAGATCAGGTACGTTCAGGCGCTTGTCGACGCTGTCGACGGCGACCCGATCCTGTTTGGCCACTCCTACGGCGCACTCACCGCTATCGAGGCCGCGACGGCTACGTCGGTTGAGGCGGTTATTGCCTACGAGCCGGCGGTGCTCCCCGATGACTACCGGGCCGACGCCGATCTCGCCGACCGAATGGCGTCGCTCATTCAGGACGGAAAGCGAGCGGAAGCAGTGAAACGCTACATCGAACAGGTTCTCCACCCTGACGGTATCGAGGACCTCGACGCCTGGCTTGCGGAGTGGCCCGTCTGGCCCGACTGTGTGGCCCTCGCCGAGGAAGTCGTCCGGATGAACCGGTCCGTCGAACAGTACCGACTCCCGGACCGCCTCGATGTCGATGCACCCACGCTCGTTCTGTCCGGCACCGACGGGCCGGACTTCCTTCGACAGAGTGCACGGGACGTTCACGAGGCACTGCCACAGAGTCGATTTGTCGAGTTCGATGGTGTCAGCCACAGCGGCCCCGCTGAGGCACCTGACCTAATCGCAGCGGAAGTCGACGCGTTCCGCAAAACGTAG
- a CDS encoding helix-turn-helix domain-containing protein, protein MGLIAEFQIYCDALPLVSVAETVPEASIAFSLQYNHGRRPLFIVTVTGGSKQAVERALTNAYDVQEWTRIGTAGDTRRYQAVPALSFEEQLGDQIDDLDGLEALATADAIIERITVTADGWEQMGWFADRAAFTEFASFWQRNAGFELERLTRDSEPKQPGNGLTDRQLEALRTAYERGYFEIPRRTSLDAVAQELNISASSLSERLRRAQTQLIQETVATLWPPLPE, encoded by the coding sequence ATGGGGCTCATTGCAGAGTTTCAGATATACTGCGATGCGTTGCCGCTCGTGTCGGTTGCAGAGACGGTCCCAGAGGCGTCGATTGCCTTTTCCCTCCAGTACAACCACGGCCGTCGTCCGCTGTTCATTGTAACCGTGACCGGCGGTTCCAAGCAGGCTGTCGAGCGGGCACTCACTAACGCCTACGACGTGCAGGAGTGGACGCGCATCGGGACGGCCGGCGACACCCGACGGTATCAGGCAGTGCCGGCGCTGAGTTTCGAGGAGCAGCTCGGCGACCAAATCGACGACCTAGACGGACTCGAAGCACTTGCAACGGCAGATGCCATCATCGAACGGATAACCGTGACCGCAGACGGGTGGGAGCAAATGGGCTGGTTCGCCGACCGAGCGGCGTTCACCGAGTTCGCCTCGTTCTGGCAGCGAAACGCTGGCTTCGAATTGGAGAGGCTGACTCGCGATTCGGAGCCGAAGCAGCCCGGTAACGGGCTCACTGACCGACAGCTGGAAGCGCTACGGACGGCGTACGAGCGGGGGTATTTCGAGATTCCGCGGCGTACGTCGCTGGACGCCGTGGCCCAGGAACTGAACATCTCTGCGTCGTCGCTCTCGGAGCGACTGCGCCGGGCACAGACCCAGCTCATTCAGGAAACGGTTGCGACGCTGTGGCCGCCGCTTCCGGAATGA
- a CDS encoding cell division ATPase MinD, producing MAGYVCTIAGGKGGVGKTTTAVNLGAVLQEMGYDVAVVDADLGMANLGSMLSVEPDKSLHEILAGEAAVSEALTDAPGGLTVIPGEQSLEAFADADPAKLRKVIKTLRNAYDVVLIDTGAGLSHEVAVPLGLADGIVLVTTPDDVAVGDTVKTAQLANRIDGTVLGSIINRATRHTDVAAIAEQMEFPLLAVIPDDPQATTEEPLVLNAPESTAADAYQRLTEALEGVFFRGESPEADIETILDDEWFLDDTEDHSDVDDDEDSGGVFGLFN from the coding sequence ATGGCGGGGTATGTGTGTACGATTGCGGGCGGCAAGGGCGGCGTCGGAAAAACGACGACCGCGGTAAATCTCGGGGCTGTGCTTCAGGAGATGGGCTACGATGTCGCCGTCGTCGACGCAGATCTGGGGATGGCGAATCTCGGCTCGATGCTCTCCGTAGAGCCCGACAAGAGCCTCCACGAAATTCTGGCCGGCGAGGCTGCCGTGAGTGAGGCCTTGACTGATGCGCCGGGTGGACTCACGGTGATTCCTGGTGAACAGTCACTGGAGGCGTTCGCGGACGCTGACCCCGCAAAGCTCAGGAAAGTCATCAAGACGCTCCGAAATGCCTACGACGTGGTGTTGATCGACACCGGGGCCGGGCTGAGCCACGAAGTCGCCGTGCCGCTGGGACTGGCTGACGGCATCGTCCTCGTCACGACCCCCGACGACGTTGCGGTGGGCGATACGGTCAAAACGGCCCAGCTAGCGAACCGAATCGACGGGACCGTCCTCGGTTCGATTATCAACCGCGCGACCCGCCACACTGACGTCGCAGCCATCGCCGAACAGATGGAGTTCCCGCTGCTTGCGGTCATCCCGGACGACCCGCAGGCAACGACCGAGGAACCGCTCGTGCTCAATGCCCCCGAAAGCACGGCTGCCGACGCCTACCAGCGGCTGACCGAGGCGCTGGAGGGTGTGTTCTTCCGTGGCGAGAGCCCCGAAGCGGATATCGAGACGATACTTGATGACGAGTGGTTCCTCGACGACACCGAGGACCACTCCGATGTCGACGACGACGAGGACTCAGGCGGTGTGTTCGGCCTCTTCAACTGA
- the prf1 gene encoding peptide chain release factor aRF-1, which yields MSEQQEQEQSDKQKYEFRKVIEELKGYQGSGTQLVSIYIPEDKLISDVVAHVTQEHSEASNIKSKDTRTAVQDALTSIKDRLRYYDVRPPDNGLVVFSGAFDTGGGRTDMVTKVLESPPDPIESFRYHCDSEFLTEPLEHMLADKGLFGLIVLDRREANVGWLKGKRVEPVKSASSLVPGKQRKGGQSAQRFARLRLEAIDNFYQEVAGMANDLFVADRHEIDGILVGGPSPTKDEFLDGDYLHHELQDMVLGKFDVAYTDESGLYDLVDAADDVLAEHEMLRDKELMEDFFKQLHNGDKATYGFDQTRQNLNMGAVEQLLISEDLRKDVVAYTCENGHDEYELINSNAGTDDHECSRCGATVEAEDGEREDAIDHLMELADQRGTETVFISTDFEKGEQLLTAFGGVAGLLRYSTGV from the coding sequence ATGAGCGAGCAGCAGGAACAGGAACAATCTGACAAGCAGAAATACGAGTTCCGGAAGGTCATCGAGGAACTCAAAGGGTATCAGGGTTCGGGCACCCAACTCGTCTCTATCTACATCCCCGAGGACAAGCTGATCAGCGACGTCGTCGCTCACGTCACCCAGGAACACTCCGAGGCTTCGAACATCAAGTCGAAGGACACCCGAACGGCGGTGCAAGACGCACTCACCTCGATCAAGGACCGACTCCGATACTACGACGTGCGGCCACCCGACAACGGACTGGTCGTGTTCTCGGGCGCGTTCGACACCGGCGGCGGCCGGACCGACATGGTGACGAAGGTCCTCGAATCTCCACCGGACCCCATCGAGTCGTTCCGCTATCACTGTGATTCGGAGTTCCTCACCGAGCCGCTGGAGCACATGCTGGCCGACAAGGGACTGTTCGGCCTCATCGTGCTCGACCGACGCGAGGCAAACGTCGGCTGGCTGAAGGGCAAACGCGTCGAGCCTGTCAAGTCCGCCTCCTCGCTAGTGCCGGGTAAGCAGCGGAAAGGTGGCCAGTCCGCCCAGCGTTTCGCCCGCCTCCGACTGGAAGCCATCGACAACTTCTATCAGGAGGTCGCCGGCATGGCCAACGACCTGTTCGTCGCCGACCGCCACGAAATAGACGGGATCCTCGTTGGCGGCCCCTCACCGACGAAAGACGAGTTCCTCGACGGCGATTATCTCCACCACGAGCTACAGGACATGGTGCTCGGGAAGTTCGACGTGGCCTACACCGACGAGTCTGGGCTGTACGACCTCGTTGACGCGGCCGACGATGTGCTGGCCGAACACGAGATGCTCCGGGACAAGGAGCTCATGGAGGACTTCTTCAAGCAGCTCCACAACGGGGACAAGGCCACCTACGGCTTCGACCAGACGCGCCAGAACCTCAACATGGGCGCGGTCGAACAGCTGCTTATCTCCGAGGACCTCCGGAAAGACGTGGTCGCCTACACCTGCGAGAACGGCCACGACGAGTACGAACTCATCAACAGCAACGCCGGGACCGACGACCACGAGTGCTCCCGCTGTGGGGCCACCGTCGAAGCTGAGGACGGCGAGCGCGAAGACGCCATCGACCACCTGATGGAACTGGCCGACCAGCGCGGCACCGAGACGGTATTCATCTCGACTGACTTCGAAAAGGGCGAACAGCTGCTGACCGCTTTCGGCGGCGTCGCCGGCCTGCTGCGCTACTCGACGGGCGTCTAA
- a CDS encoding DUF6276 family protein, producing the protein MSCPDCGGDLVSFPVPSDLQQLLPGDAPGASVCRSCLALHPETEPPAAVPDFTDLDDAIPDDDGAAVPLLLLVGLLDSLAMHREEITALLERVEREGVDPLLALDRLDASYGEAAHVDLGRRRRQLEQLL; encoded by the coding sequence ATGTCCTGTCCCGACTGCGGTGGCGACCTCGTTTCGTTCCCAGTCCCGTCTGATCTCCAGCAACTTCTCCCCGGAGACGCACCGGGTGCCAGCGTCTGCCGGTCCTGTCTGGCGCTTCACCCGGAGACGGAGCCGCCCGCTGCTGTGCCTGATTTCACAGATCTCGACGATGCGATTCCCGATGACGATGGAGCGGCGGTCCCGCTACTGTTGCTGGTCGGACTGCTCGATTCGCTCGCGATGCACCGCGAGGAGATCACCGCGTTGCTGGAGCGAGTCGAGCGCGAGGGCGTTGACCCGCTGCTGGCACTGGACCGCCTCGACGCCAGCTACGGGGAAGCGGCTCATGTCGACCTCGGGCGTCGTCGCCGGCAACTCGAACAGTTGCTATGA